One Bradyrhizobium manausense DNA segment encodes these proteins:
- a CDS encoding acyl carrier protein — translation MSSTFDQVATIIAETCDIPRDTITPDSHAIDDLGIDSLDFLDIAFAIDKQFGIKLPLEKWTQEVNDGKATTEQYFVLKNLCARIDELVAAKGASA, via the coding sequence ATGTCATCCACATTCGATCAGGTCGCTACGATCATCGCTGAAACCTGCGACATTCCGCGCGACACGATCACGCCGGATAGCCATGCCATCGATGACCTCGGCATCGACAGCCTCGATTTCCTGGACATCGCGTTCGCAATCGACAAGCAGTTCGGCATCAAGCTGCCGCTGGAAAAGTGGACCCAGGAAGTCAACGACGGCAAGGCGACCACCGAGCAGTATTTCGTGCTGAAGAACCTGTGTGCGCGCATCGACGAACTGGTTGCCGCCAAGGGCGCGAGCGCCTAA